CAGGAACCAATTGAATGGGCTGCTTGCTATTGGGATCATCAATCGATACACCGCCAAGAATATCCCGGTCGATCAGGTACCAGGTACCTTCTTTGCCACCGAACAGCATCATGTGCGGATGCTCACCCTGCTGCGTAGGCAACAATAGAGGCCCGCCCGCGCCGAGGTCCGAATCGCCATTGATGGAATGACCATTCACTGTACCGCCCTGGTTCAGGAGCGCCCAGTTGAACGGGGTGAAAAAAGAGTTTGTATCCGTAATCGCCAGTTGGAATTGCTGTTGGCCATCCATCGCTGCCGGCAACTTGAGCGCGCTCTCGCCCCAATCCACCAATCCAGTGCTGGGATCCTGATCAAATTGACCATTTCCTGTCACGAAGACGATGTTCTGGTTCTCGTCCAGGGCTACCGAAGCTCCTCCTTGCCAAATGCCTCCCGTCCCACTGCCGTTTGGAGTCGTCACAAAACTATGGATGAGCTTAAGCGTAGAGCTATCGAATCCGAGCACCAAACCGTAATAGCGCATTTCGTCGCTATGCGAAGCATAGGCCAGGTAGACGATGTGGTTCTTCGAATCGAAGGCCATGGCGGCCCGCAAGTGCTCATGCAAAGGTGAAAACGGGATCTGACCTATAGGCGCAGTGACTGGATCCTGATCGCTGTCATGCGTACCCGTATTCGCAGTTCCCTGAAACGTCAGATTTGCGTCGAGTACGAACGGCGTAACCTTGTCCAGCCCGGTCTTTAGATCGAGGGCGTGAAGTTCCTGCCGATAGAGGTTGTTCAGCGACTGTCCTGGAAACTTGAGCAGCGAAACCACGTAGAGCGTGCCAGATACGGGATCAATCACCGGAGTCGTACTGATGCCAAATTCAGGGGTGATATCGTTTCCATTGGCATCTGTAGATGGTACCGACGTGGGTGTACCTAATTGGGAATTGGGTACCAAAAAACTGGTATGCCACAGAGGTGCGGAATCGTTCGGACCGATATTCTGAGCGTCGCCATCAAAGGCGTACACGCTGTCATGCTGCGTGACCACATAGACAACATTGTGCGACTTGCCATCTCGAAAAGTTCCAGGCAATTTATTTAAGGTTGCGGCGCTCATAAAAAGTGGAGCACCATATACCTGTCCATCCAATTTCTGAGCGAACAAAGGTGCGAATTTTGTCGCGTCTCCAACGAGGGCCGGGGTCAGGATTGTTTCCTGGGAATTCAGACCCGTATGTTGTGGATCGACCTTCCACATCGTAACGTCCTGCGCAAGTGCAGGTACCGCAAGCAGGCAAGATAGAAGAATAGAAAACCTGAAATTGCCAAACTGAACTTTCAAGAGAAGCTTCCTTTCGTTTGGTGAAGTGGAGTCAAGTGTTTAAGCTGCAGTTTTTCGCAGCTTCGGAGCGTCGATCTGAACCTCAGATAACGGAGTACCTGGATAGAAAAAACATAATTCCTGTCATCTGACAGCAGCTTCCGCCTCTTCTGCGATATATAAAATTCCCGAAGCCGTCAGCTCGGCACTCACCAGGAGAGATCTTTCGAGTGCAGGTAGACACTACACTCCCCAAGGATGTGACTCTGAAATTCATCTGTTGCCTCTGTAACAGTGAAGACTGTTACTCAGCTAGATTTATTCCCTACAGACGAAGATCTTTATAAAAAACGTATGAATACCGAAATGGGAGGAGCTCGACGGCCGTTCATTTGAATATTTGGAGATCGGCCGGGTAATCTGTCGTCCTGACGCCAGTCGCAGCCACCCAAGCTTGACCCAAAACGGGAAGACAGCCTCCGAACGCGGCTTCCCTTGGGAGTTCCGGCTTTTGCCCTGTTTGCTGACAGCAGCGTGCTGATCCTATCTAACGGAGCAAACACGCGCAGGTAGGCCCATATCACGCCAGGGCTCCCACTGAGCGCTACCAAAATTCTGGGCAGTCAGTCACACGTTGCCGTTCAATCCTTCGAGCCTGTTTTAGGTAGGTTTACGCCGCCGCCTACAGATAAACTCCATTTCTGAGAATTTCTTCAGGATGGTCGAATTTTGACGGAGGCAATAGTCCTGGGAGATGTGAACAAGAGGCTCGCATGGTGTGGACTCGGGTCTCTAACCTTCGAGGCTCGGCCATCGTTTCGCATTCGAGTGCCCGCTTCAAGCCAGGATGGTAACTTTGTGTCCAGCTGACTCCAATGCGCAACGGATGCCTCATCGCACCAGTCGAGGAGGTATGGCATCACAGCTTTATGTGACCCGGTTGTTATGTATTGCCGCATACTTTCAACGCTGTCCCAAGCCGTGAGGGTCCAGAAGGTCAAGCGCCGGTCAGAAAGTAACGCGCCTTTCTGAAACCCGGGAGACCGTTTTATTTGTCTTACGGTCAGAAACAGATGAAAAAGGAAGCTCGGAAGCAACCGAACAGATCGAAGTCTCAGACGAGTAAGGCTAACAAATATCATTTCTCTCTCTTATACCGAGGCTTTCGCACAGAAAATGGAGGGGTTTTCAGGTATCGAAGAAGCCAATTCCGTGCTAGGGACCACCGAGTAGGAGTGCGTTCTGTCAGTCGTAGAAGAGATCGCCAGCAAGATATTTTAGTCCACTATCTGCCGCGACGGTGACGACAGTATCTTGCGCGCTCATCTTTGCCGCCAATCTTGCGGCAGCAACGACGTTCAAGCCTGTCGAAATACCGGCAAAGACACCTTCTTGTCGTGCCAGTAGTCGCGCCATCTGCCTCGCTTCTTTCTCCTCGATTTCGATGACCTCATCGTAGTTCTCGCGAGTGAGAAGCGCAGGCACATATCCCACACCTATGCCTTCCACGCGGTGATTCCCTTTGAGGCTTCGACTTAGCATAGGAGATGAGGCAGGCTCGAGCGCAACGATATGGATCCTCGGATTCTGCGCTTTAAGCACCCGCGAAACACCCATTAGCATGCCAGCTGTTCCAACTGCCGCAGCGAACACATCAATCCTCGATGTCTGTAGAAGCAACTCTCGCCCTAGCTGCTCATATCCAGTAAACGCATCGGTGTTGTGGAATTGGTCGACAAAGAAGGTGCCGGGTTCAGCCGCGAGCCTCTGAGTTTCCTCTTCCATCCGCGTGAACAACCCAGGCGTAATGAGCCCCTCGTCGCTGGGCACGAGGTGAAGATCCCCTCCAAATGCGCGAATAGTCTGGAGTTTTTCCTTTGCAAATGCATCGGAAGAGACGGCAATGAACTTGTAACCCTTCACAGCACATACCATAGCGAGCGACGAACCGGTGCTGCCACCGGTGTACTCGAGCACTCTCATACCGGGCCCGAGAGTGCCTTTTCGCTCTGCTCCCTCAATCACGGAAAGCGCCATGCGATCTTTATAAGAAGCGGTCGGATTCTGGTACTCAAGCTTCAGGAACAACTTTGCCCCAGTCGGCGGCACGATCTTCCGAAGTTGTATGAGTTGGGTATTCCCAACGGCAGATAGTGCAGAGACGCGTTGGCCGTTCAAATTAGGGATGACACTCATGGACAACCTCAATTATCACGCCGATTCGAGCAACGTTTTCACTGTCAGCTCGGGATCGGTGAGCATACACAGGTGATTGACCGGAAGGTAGACAACCCGAACGCGGGGATCTTGCCCAATTCTTTCTGCCGCCTCTTGAAATGGAGTGTAACCATTTTTTTCGCATCGTATGTAGCTTGTCGGTTTAGGGGCAGACTTGGAAGCAAGTTGAACTTTCTCAAAGAACGTGCGCCACGGCTGAGGCGCAATCCTTGGGGACACGAATTCAAGAAGAATTGGTGCAGAGACTTCGAAGTATTCCGGCGGAAGAGGTTGAATTGGAGAGTTCTCTGTCCTTGCCGTTTCCAGTGAGTCGCGAATCTCTTCAGGGACATAGTCAACAACTGACTTCCCATTCTCTGGAACGAACGCATCTAGATAGATAATCGATCTGATTCGTTCCCCACATCGTGCGACGACACTCTGGAGAATCATTCCCCCGTAGCTCCATCCCACGAGAGTTAATCCACGAAGATCTTCCATCTCAATGTGATTGACGACATCTTCAATATGCGTTGAAAGGTTTACCGCATCATTGGCCAAATGTTTTCGCTCTCCAAGTCCCGTGAATGTCGGAGAGCTGACGCAATGTCCCTGAGCTCTTAGCAATGGCGCAACATCGCGCCAAACCCAGCCTCCGTACCAGGCACCCGGTACCAAAACAAATATGTATTTCTCATTGGCCATGATATTACCCCTATTTTTTAGCGCATATTAGATTGCTTTCCGCAGTGCGCAGTTTGCTGCCTCGTCTGATCGAATAGCTCTACCAGACCCGGCAGCTATTGACGGGCGCCATGGGCGATCCCTTCTTGCATGCGAAGGCATCTGCAAAGCCCGGTTGGTTGACAATTGTCCCATTCACCCGGTATTGATCCGGCGTGTGGGCGTTCGTAAGTAAATGCTGACGAGCATCTTCCGGTCTCGCGTTCTCGCACCAGTCCTGGGCAAATCCGAGATAGAAGCGTTGTTTTGGCGTGTATCCGTCTTTTTTGATTTGCAGATCCAGACCGCTTAGCTTCGCCCGGTCCAAAAAGGCCAAATACGTGATCACCAAACCACTGTTGTCCGCCGTATTCTCACCCAATGTCAATTTTCCGTTCACTTTGAGATCGTCCACAACGGTGAAAGCGCTGTATTCTTTGACCAGGCAGTCGGTACGCTCTTCGAACTGCTTCTCATCCGCTGGTGTCCACCAATTGCTCAGGTTTCCCTTGCCATCAAATTTCCGACCTTTATCGTCAAATCCGTGCGAGAGGTCATGTCCGAACGCAGCGCCGATATGTCCATAGTTCACCGCGTCGTCCTGCTTTGGATCAAA
This genomic stretch from Terriglobus saanensis SP1PR4 harbors:
- a CDS encoding PLP-dependent cysteine synthase family protein → MSVIPNLNGQRVSALSAVGNTQLIQLRKIVPPTGAKLFLKLEYQNPTASYKDRMALSVIEGAERKGTLGPGMRVLEYTGGSTGSSLAMVCAVKGYKFIAVSSDAFAKEKLQTIRAFGGDLHLVPSDEGLITPGLFTRMEEETQRLAAEPGTFFVDQFHNTDAFTGYEQLGRELLLQTSRIDVFAAAVGTAGMLMGVSRVLKAQNPRIHIVALEPASSPMLSRSLKGNHRVEGIGVGYVPALLTRENYDEVIEIEEKEARQMARLLARQEGVFAGISTGLNVVAAARLAAKMSAQDTVVTVAADSGLKYLAGDLFYD
- a CDS encoding alpha/beta fold hydrolase — encoded protein: MANEKYIFVLVPGAWYGGWVWRDVAPLLRAQGHCVSSPTFTGLGERKHLANDAVNLSTHIEDVVNHIEMEDLRGLTLVGWSYGGMILQSVVARCGERIRSIIYLDAFVPENGKSVVDYVPEEIRDSLETARTENSPIQPLPPEYFEVSAPILLEFVSPRIAPQPWRTFFEKVQLASKSAPKPTSYIRCEKNGYTPFQEAAERIGQDPRVRVVYLPVNHLCMLTDPELTVKTLLESA